The nucleotide sequence CCTGAGACTCTACGCAGCTGGCCAGGAAAGTTTCGTATGGGATTGTTACCGGGTGGCGCAGCAGGCTGGTATGACGCGCCCGGAAATTCATCTGACCGTCTCAGGAGAAGTCAGCAGGCGGGTTTACTGCGTTCACTGCCAGACCATCAACCATAGGGCAAAAAGCACGCTCATCCAATGTGATGGCTGCAACGCAACTCTTTTTGTCCGTGATCATTTCTCGCGTGCGCATGGCGCCTATATGGGTTTTCAGGTTGATGCTGAAAACCCCGGCGAAATTCCTTCGGCCGAGGCACTTTCCCTATGACAGAGCACAAAAATACACCCCGCCAGATAGATGTCAGGTTGTCTGATATAGAGCCGCTTTCTCCCACTTTGAAACGCCTGACTTTTGTTCCCATAAAAGCTGCTGCTTTTCCCATCATCCCGACAGGCAGCCATGTCATCGTGTCGATACCAGGGAGCAGACGGCCTCATAAAAATGCTTATTCTCTGATCGGGCCATCAGACAAGACAGATGCCTATCAGATTGTCGT is from Granulibacter bethesdensis and encodes:
- a CDS encoding dimethylamine monooxygenase subunit DmmA family protein yields the protein MLLSKPVYQDLKIDLTGRRHLFVFDRSAAQWRSRSDICTHASFYVMPDSRIMPEQAPDAETNSLCLPFRSETQLLSYLESYLGTETMGLRLYAAGQESFVWDCYRVAQQAGMTRPEIHLTVSGEVSRRVYCVHCQTINHRAKSTLIQCDGCNATLFVRDHFSRAHGAYMGFQVDAENPGEIPSAEALSL